The proteins below are encoded in one region of Halalkalicoccus jeotgali B3:
- a CDS encoding non-histone chromosomal MC1 family protein yields the protein MVREDGKRNFALRKDSGDESSVFSGNTPRQAALKAARRLEPASSEDAASRTTLQLREKGTDKVHIYEGWAWEQTAPEDSPDWMPDEITEANVSKQGIEHIDE from the coding sequence ATGGTCCGCGAAGACGGCAAACGAAACTTTGCACTGCGCAAGGACAGCGGCGATGAATCGAGCGTTTTCTCGGGTAACACTCCCCGACAAGCCGCCCTGAAGGCCGCCCGACGGCTCGAACCCGCCTCCAGCGAGGACGCAGCGAGTCGGACGACCCTCCAGCTCCGGGAGAAGGGGACCGACAAGGTCCACATCTACGAAGGCTGGGCGTGGGAGCAGACGGCTCCCGAGGACAGTCCCGACTGGATGCCCGACGAGATCACCGAGGCAAACGTCTCGAAGCAGGGTATCGAGCATATCGACGAGTGA
- a CDS encoding quinone-dependent dihydroorotate dehydrogenase: MSFYSLLRPALFGLPAETAHTAVTTLLSGAQRTPATALARRHYRVDDPRLSVSLFDQRFPTPVGVAAGFDKNGEFPRALEALGFGHVEIGGVTADPQAGNPQPRMFRLPEDEAIVNRMGFNNDGADRVGARLERSELPDVPVGVNIGKSKATPPERAPDDYRYTYRRLAEYGDFFVVNVSSPNTPGLRDLQGEAHLRGILTALREAGANPLLVKLSPDLSSGAIADAIGVVSDLNLDGIVATNTSAERPESLRGRHRNETGGLSGRPIEPRSTDVIRFIATRTDVPIVGVGGVFTAADAYRKIRAGASLVQLYTGLVYRGPSIAKEISEGLLTLLERDGFDSVEKAVGADLE, encoded by the coding sequence ATGTCGTTTTACTCCCTTCTCCGTCCCGCGCTCTTCGGTCTGCCGGCAGAAACCGCACACACAGCGGTTACGACGCTCTTGAGCGGGGCCCAGCGGACGCCGGCGACGGCGCTGGCCCGCAGGCACTATCGGGTCGACGATCCACGGCTATCGGTATCCCTGTTCGACCAGCGATTCCCGACGCCGGTCGGGGTCGCCGCCGGCTTCGATAAGAACGGCGAGTTCCCGCGAGCACTCGAAGCGCTCGGGTTCGGTCACGTCGAGATCGGTGGCGTCACCGCGGATCCGCAGGCCGGCAACCCGCAGCCCCGAATGTTCCGCCTCCCGGAGGACGAGGCGATCGTCAACCGGATGGGCTTCAACAACGACGGGGCCGACCGCGTGGGGGCAAGGCTCGAACGGTCCGAACTGCCCGACGTGCCCGTCGGGGTGAACATCGGCAAATCGAAGGCGACACCGCCCGAGCGCGCGCCCGATGACTACCGCTATACCTACCGTCGGCTCGCCGAGTACGGCGATTTCTTCGTCGTCAACGTCTCGAGTCCGAACACACCGGGACTCCGGGACCTCCAGGGCGAAGCGCATCTCCGGGGGATTCTCACCGCCCTCCGGGAAGCTGGCGCGAATCCCTTGCTGGTCAAGCTCTCGCCCGACCTGAGCAGCGGGGCGATCGCGGACGCGATCGGCGTCGTCTCGGACCTCAACCTCGACGGGATCGTCGCGACCAACACGTCGGCCGAACGACCCGAGAGCCTCCGGGGACGGCACCGAAACGAGACCGGCGGACTCTCGGGACGGCCGATCGAACCGCGCTCGACCGACGTGATCCGTTTTATCGCCACGCGAACCGACGTCCCGATCGTCGGCGTTGGCGGCGTCTTCACCGCCGCGGACGCCTATCGCAAGATCCGTGCGGGCGCAAGCCTCGTCCAGCTCTATACGGGGCTGGTCTACCGTGGCCCCTCGATCGCAAAGGAAATCAGCGAGGGGTTGCTCACGCTGCTCGAGCGTGACGGGTTCGATTCGGTCGAAAAGGCGGTCGGCGCGGACCTCGAGTAG